Part of the Ornithinimicrobium flavum genome, CCCATCGAAGCCGTGCGCGGCGTACACGAGGTCCGCGGCCACCCTGGCCCGCCCCGGTGCCAGGTCGGCCGAGTCGGCGGTCGCGAAGGCCCGACCCGCCTCCCGTGCGGCGGCGGTCACGGCGTACGCGCCGGCCTGGACCCGACCGAGGGTGCCGACCAGGTAGAACAGCGGGACCACGAGGAGAACCAGGAGGAAGGCCACCTCGACCGTCATGGACCCCCGGTCCAGGTGACGGAAGGACGCTCCGCCGGCCATCACTGGTCCTCGGCGAAGGCGTGACCGGTGACCGTCATGGCCTCGGCGGGACCGAAGGGGCCGAAGACGGGGAGACTGATGCGGGCGGTGACCTCGACCACCGCGATCCCGCCGACGGTCGACCGGCCTGCCTGCACCGCGACCCCACCGGACGAGGGCAGGCTCCCACCGAGCAGCTCGCGGGCCCGCTGTGCGCCTGCGGCCGGTGAGCTGTCGGCACGGGCTCCCAGGCGAGCCCCTTCGACGACGTGGGCCGTCGCCGTGTTGTGGACGTGCAGCGCGAACGCCAGCTGCATCGCGGCCAGCAGGATGACGCTGACCAGCCCGGCCAGCAGGGCGAACTCGGGTGCGGCGGCCCCCCGGTCGCTCCGCAGTCCTCGACCGCTAACCACCGACGCTGTTGATGGCGCTCGCGAACAGCGAGGTCAGCAGGGGCTCCGCGACGAGCCAGAGCGCGGCGACCAGACCGGCCGTCATGATCGTGATGAGCACCCAACCGGGCACGTCACCGCGGTCGGGCTCATCCAGCCAGGACTCGACCCGGCGACGCAGGACCGTGAGGCGTGGGGACATGATCGTTTCTCCTTCGTGGGGTGGTTCAGACAGTCAGGCGGAGCATCGTGACGCCGGGGTAGACGGCGAAGAGGACGGTGACGGGCAGCACGAGGAAGACGACGGGGACCATCATCGAGATCTCCTTCTTGCCGCCCTGCTCGATGAGGCTCTGACGCGCGGCCTCCCGGGCGTCGGCCGCCTGGGCGCGGAGGACCTCGCCCAGGGGTGTTCCCCGCTGGATGGCGATGACCAGGCCGTCGACGAATCGCACGAGCGGTGGCAGTCCGGTGCGGCGACTCATCCCCAGCAGCGCCTCGGGCAGGCTGGCTCCCGTCCTGGCCTCCGCAAGACAGAGGTCCAGCTCGGAGGACAGCTCCCCCCGGGACAGGCGGGCGACCCGCTCCAGGGCCTGGGCGGTCCCCTCACCGGCGGTGACCGACAGGGCGAGCAGCTCGGCGATCGAGGGGAACTCGGCCATGATCTGCGCCTCACGGCGCTCGGCCGCCCGCGTGAGAAGCATGTCGCGCAGCACCACCCCGCCGAGGAACGCGCACCCGACGAGGACGGCGAGCGCGACGACCGAGGCCCCCCTTGCCCACCACAGGACGGTGCCCGCCGCCAGGGCGAGGGTCGCCGTGCCGGTGCCCCAGAGCACCTGCTGGACGCGGAAGCTCTCCGGGTCCGGAGCAGCACCCGCCCGTTGCTGCCGGGTTCTCACCGACTCCGTGCCGCCCAGGACGCGGTCCAGGGCGGCGGCCAGCCTCCGGGTCAGAGGCGTGGCCAGGTCGGACAGGCGCCAGGGTGACGGGTCGTCCAGCGTCAGCAGCCGGGACCTGCGGGGAGCCCGATCCAGGTAGGGCTCGATCCGCTGGTCCAGGGCGACCTGCCGGTTCACCGGCAGCCCCTTCCACACCAGGACGAGACCGACCCCGAGCAGGAGGCCGAGCAGGGCGCCCCACCAGGGCGTCACCGCGGTCACCGCAGCACCCGTTGCTCGACGGGCAGCCGACCGAGGGTGAGCATGAGGCGGTAGGCGACGATGCTGACGGCACCGCCGATCCCGAGCACCAGGGCACCGGCGGGGGTGCCGTAGGCGTCCAGGGTGCTGCCGCGGGTGGCCAGGAGGAGCAGGACCGCCCACGGGGCCGCGAGAGCCAGACGCGCGGCGTTGACCGTCCACGACTGACGCGCCTCGAGCTCAGCCCTGGCCCTCGCGTCGTCACGCAGGAACCCCGACAGGGTGCGCAGGACCCGTCCCAGGTCCGTGCCCCCGACGTCCCGGGCGATCCGCAGGGCCTCGACGAGCCGGTCGGCGACCGGGTCGGAGAGCCTCTCCTTGAGCAGGTCCAGGCTCTCGGAGAAGCGGCCGGTCGCCCGGTAGTCGTGGGCGAACTCCTGGAAGGCCGGGCGGAGCTCGGCCGGGCCACGGTCCCCGAGCTGGACCAGCGCCTCCGGCAGAGCCAGCCCCGCGCGCACCGCCGAGCTGACGTGGTCGACCACGTCCGGCCAGACGTCACGCAGCCTGGTCCGCCGGCGGCGTGCCCGACCGCGCACCACGAGAACGGGCCCGCAGGCCGCCATGACGGCGAAGCACAGGCTGACCGTGAGGACCTGGGTGACGGCATACCCGAGCAGCAGCACCACGAGGGCCGCCAGCGCGGAGAAGCCGAGGAGGGTCCGTGCCCCGACGCCACGCAGGCCGGCCAGCACGATCTCGTCCTGCAGCTGGTCGATCCGACGCCGGCCCGTCGGGGCCGGTCCGGCGCCGCCCGCACGGGGCCAGAACGACCACCACACGGACGCGAGCCCCAGTCCCAGGACCAGACCCCAGCCCGCACCGCTCACCGGGCGACCGCCAGGAGCTGCGCGAGGTCGTGGCCCGCGCGCACGAACCGCTCCGGATGGGGCGGGAAGCCGTCGGCGCGGACGAGGTCGCCCGACTCGTCGCGGACGAAGAGGTCGGAGACCTCCACGACCTCACCCTCCGACCGCCCGGGGAGCCCGACGATCTCCCGGACCCTGCGGCTGCCGTCCGCCTCCAGGCCGAGGTGCACGACCAGGTCGATCGAGCTGGCCACGGTGGGCACCACGAAGCTGCTGGAGACGTTGGACCCCGCCAGCAGCGGAAGGGTGCACATCTTCGTGACCGCCTCGCGCGCGGAGTTGGCGTGCAGGGTGCACATGCCCGGAAGACCGCTGTTGAGGGCGATCAGCAGGTCGAGGCTCTCCTCCTGGCGGACCTCCCCCACGATGATGCGGCCCGGACGCATCCGCAGCGCCTCCTTCACGAGCCTGCGGAGCGGCACCTCGCCCGTTCCCTCCAGCGAGGGCTGCCGACACTGCATCGCGGCCACGTCCCGCAGGTTGATCTTCAGCTCGAAGACCTCCTCGCAGGTCACGACGCGCTCCTGGGCGGGGATGGCGGCCGCCAGGCAGTTGAGCATCGTCGTCTTGCCCGCCTGGGTCCCGCCCGCCACGAGGATGTTGAGGCCGGCGACCACCGCGGCCTGCAGGAAGTCCGCCGCCTGACGGGTGAGGCTCCCCATCCGCACGAGGTCGTCCAGCTCGTCGGCGGCGACGACGAACTTGCGGATGTTGACGGCCCAGTGGCGCCGCGTGATGTCGGGGATGGTCACGTGCAGCCGGCTCCCGTCCGGGAGGCTGGCGTCCACGAACGGGCTGCTCAGATCGACCCGTCGACCGGAGCTGCGCAGCATCCTCTCGACGAGGTCGTGAACCTGCTGCTCGGTGAGCAGGGTCGGGGTCAGCTCGGAGCGGCCGTGCCGGGCGACGAAGACCTTGGTCGGCTCGTTCACCCAGATCTCCTCGACCGTGGGGTCGTCGAGGTAGGGCTGGAGCGGGCCGAAACCGGCGACCGACTCCCGCAGCAGCCGTTCCGCCTCACCGCGGTCTGCCAGGGGCACGAGCCCACCCACCAGGGCGCGGTCGTCGTAGTCGTCGAGGACCTCGTCGATCAGGTCCCGGACCTGTGCCTCGTCACGGCTGGGGTCGAGGCGTCGTCGTCGGATGAGCTCCCGGACGTCCTCCTCGAGCAGCTGCAGCGCAGTCGTCTGCATACCCCCGGCCCTCCCCTGGTCGTCCGCCTGGTCCCCGGCTGATGTCCCTGACACCCGCCCCAGCACATGGAAGTCATCGCCCGGCCGCCGGTCAAGCGTCTTGGTCAAGTCCTTACCGAATGCTGACCAAATCTATGCCTGCAGCCTCGCCGGCCGGCCGGATCCCGGCGACCCCTGTGGACAACTCCGAGAGCTCGGGCCGGGCTGGGTCAGCATGTGGACATGAAGGTCATCGTCACGACCAGGCACGGGGGGGCCGAGCGCCACGTCGTGGTCGAGGGGCCTCCCGGGGTGAGCGTCGAAGAGGTGCTCAGCACGGTCGGGGCGAGGGCTGCGCACGCCCCTGGTCCGCGCCCGGCCCGCCCGGTCCTGCACGGGGACGACCTGGCGGTCGGCCGGGCGCGGGAGGCAGCCGGCGCGCCCCCGTGGATCGTCGCGGCCGACGGGCCGGACGCCGGGATGGTGACGTCCCTCCCCCCGGGGCGTTGGGTCAGCATCGGCAGGGACCCTGCGTGCGACCTCACGGTCGGGGACCCGAGCCTGTCGCGCCTCCACGTGCGGGTGCGGCTCGAGCGCTCCGGGGTGAGGGTCCAGGACATGGGCTCGACCAACGGCGTCGCCTGGGAGAGCGGTGCGGAGGGAGACGTCTGGGCCGCCGACGATCGGTTGCTCCTCGGGAGCACCTCGCTCGCCCTGGTGACCCGCCCTCCGGCGCCCGCTCGCACGACCGTCGCCGACGGTCGCGTCGAGATCGTCCCGTGGCCGCGGGAGCCGCGGACGATCGAGGAGGTCCGGCTGCACCGACCGCCCCACCCCGAACGGCGTCGGGTGCGACGCCCGAGCACCTGGTCCTGGGGCCTGCCGCTGGCCGTCGCCGTGGCGGTCGCCCTCGTGCTCCGTATGCCGTGGCTGCTGATGTTCGGTCTGCTCGGACCGGCCATGGTCCTGGGGCAGCACCTCGCCGAGCGGCGCGCCGCCCGGGAGGAGTTCGAGGAGGCCTGCCAGGACCACCGGGTCAGGACCCGGGCCGTCGAGGAGACCGCACGGTCCGCGCTCGCGGCCGAGCTGCGGGTGCGTCGCGACGCGGACGGCGGCCTCACGGGAGTGGCGGGGGCGCTGGTCTGCGGCGACCCGGCGTCGTCCACCGTCTGGGCGTGCCTGGAGGAGGTGCCGTCCCTCGTCGTGGGGACGGGCGCCGTCGCCTCAGGGGTGAGCCTGGACGGCGAGGTGCTGCGGCATTCCTGCGCACCCGTCGTGGTCCCCCTCGACGCGCCGCTCGCCGTCGCCGGGCCGAGGCCGCTGCGGGACGGCGTCATGCGCAGCCTGCTCCTGCAGCTCGCCAGCCGGCATCCCCCCGACCAGGTGACCGTCTCGGTGGACCCGGGGAGGTTCGGCGACCCCGGGCACGACCTGGGGGCGCTGCTGGCCTGGCTGCCGCACACCGTGACGGTCTCCGCGGCCGCCGCCCCCGGGCCGACCTCCCCCGAGCGGAGAACGATCGGCTGGGGCCACGACCTGCTGCTCGTCGAGGACCCCGCCGCGGTCCCGGCCGGAGCGACCCTGGTCGTGGTCCACTCCGCCACCCACGCGGCCGTGCACGGACCCGACGGCAGGGTCCGCACCTGCGCGCCGACTCTTCTCGGGCCGTCCGCGGCCAGGAGCATGGTCCGACGGCTCGCCCCGCTCCGGCTGGCCTCCGGCCACGACACGCCCGCGACACGGGAGGAGGGCCTCGACTCCCCCGACCTCCTGCGGTGGCCGGCGGACGTGGACGACGTCCTGGCGGGCTGGACGCGACCCGGCCTCGACGTGGTCCTGGGGGTGGATCCCGGCGGTGCGCCGGTGCGGATCGACCTGGTCCGGGACGGGCCGCACGCCCTCGTGGCCGGCACCACCGGCTCGGGCAAGTCCGAGCTGCTCCGCACCCTCGTGGCCGGGCTGGCGCTGCGCTGCTCCCCGGCCGACCTCGCCCTGCTGCTCGTCGACTACAAGGGCGGGTCGTCGCTGGGCGACTGCGCGCGGCTGCCCCACGTGACGGGACTGGTCACCGACCTCGACCCCCACCTGGCCGAGCGGGTCCTGATGTCGCTGCAGGCCGAGCTGACCCGCCGGGAGTCCGTCCTGCGGAGCGCGGGGGCCCGTGACGTCCGGGAGTACTCCGGCGGGGATCTCCCGCGGCTGGTGGTCGTCATCGACGAGTTCCGCGTCCTAGCGGAGGAGGTGCCGGAGGTCCTGACCCGGCTGGTCCGCCTCGCCGCGGTCGGTCGGAGCCTGGGTGTGCACCTGATCCTGGCGACGCAGCGGCCGGCGGGAGTCGTCAGCGCGGACCTGCGCGCCAACGTCAACCTCCGGATCGCCCTGCGGGTGCGGGACGTGGCGGACAGTCATGACGTCCTCGACTGCGGGACGCCGCCGCACTGCCGGAGGGCCGCCCGGGCCTGGCCCTCGTCCGGACGGGACCGGAGACACCCCGCCAGGTGCAGGTGACCAGGCTCACCCGGCCGGCGACCCCGACCGGCCCGGAGCACGCTGCGCCCCTCCGCGTCCGGGGGCACCGGGACATCTGGGCCGCGCGCGCGGACCTTGAGTCCGCCCCGGAGACCGCCGGCGAGGACGCGATCGGCGAGCTCGTCGCCCTGACGCAGGAGGCCGCGACGCGGGAAGCCCTGCGGCCACCCGTGGTCTGGCTGCCTCCGCTCCCCGACCGGCTGGACCATGCACAGGCCTCCGGCGCGGCCTGGGTGGTGCTGGACCGGCCGGCCGAGCAACGCCGGCAGGAGCTGGTCTGGCCGGTGACCCACCACCTCGGCGTCGTCGGCTCGGCGCGCAGCGGGAGGTCCACCGCGCTCCGGTCGGTGCTGAGCCGTCTCCAGGACTGCTGGACCGTCGTGCTCGACCTGGGTCAGGGGCTCGGCGACGAGGCCCTGCGTCGGTCCAGCGCCTGCTGCGCCTGGGTCGGACCCGACGAGGCCGCCCACGGGTTGCGGGTCCTCGACCTCCTGGAGGACCTGGTCCGACGACGGCAGACCGGGCAGGAGGACCGCTGGGCCCCCGTGGTGGTGGCGATCGACGGGTGGGACCGCCTCGTCGAGCAGTACGGCGAGGTCGAGCGCGGTCGCGGCGTCGACAAGGCGCTCCGGCTGCTGCGCGAGGGTCCGGCCGTCGGGGTCGTCGCGGTGGTGTCCGGGGACAGGTCGCTGCTCGTGGGCAGACTCGCCGCGCTGCTGCCCGAGACCTGGGCGCTGCCGCTCAACGACCCGTCCGACCTGCTCCTCACCGGGCTGCGCTCCGCCCAGGTCCGCGGGACCGTCCCCCCGGCCGCGTCGTGGGTGTCCGCGACGGCATCGTCGCGCAGGTGGTCCTGCCCGAGCCGGGTCGCGGACCCCGCCCCCCGGCCGGTATGGAGCCGCCCCTGCGGTGCGTCGCCCTCCCCCCACGGGTGGGCCCGGACGCCGGGCCCGGGTCGGACGACGTGGTCTGGGCGGTGGGAGGGGACGTCGCCGAGCCGGTGACCCCACCCGACGGCTCGGTGCTCGTGCTCGGGCCACCGGGGTCGGGACGGTCCTGGACGCTGCAGGTGCTGGCCTCCCTCCGCCAGGGCGCAACCCTGCGCGTCGACGGGCTCGACCCTCCTGACGTCGACGACCTCCGGGAGCGTCTGAAGGATCCTGCCTGCCTGTCCACCGTCGTCGTCGACGACGCGCACCTCCTCGCCGGCACCGCGGTCGAGGACCTCCTGCTCGACCACGCCACGAGCACCGGCGCCGACCTGCTCGTCGCGGCCGACCTCGAGTCCGCGGCCGGGAGCTTCCGCGGCCTGGTCCCGGCCACCGCCCGGGCCCGGTGCGCCGTTCTCCTCCAGCCGGAGGCACCGGCCCAGGGCGGGGTCGTGGGCGTCCAGCTGCCGGTGGGTGACCTGCGCGTCCCGGGGCGGGGCGTGCTCGTGCGCCGGGGGCGGTGCACCCGTGTGCAGGTGGTCAGTCCTCCAGCCGCCCCATGAGGAAGACCGCGGCGATGGTCGTCACGCCCAGGACGAGGATGCCGGCGGCGAGCCACCAGGGGGCGAACTGGAACATCGCGATGCCGAGCGGCACGAGGAGGAAGTTGAAGGCGATGGCGGGCGCCTGCGCTCGGGGGTGCCGCGCCAGCAGACCCTTGGCCGTGTAGGAGAGCCCGATGACGAAGACCACCATCGTCACGACGGACATGATCACCACCATGAGGTCCTGACCCTCACCGATCGCCAGCTCGTAGAGGTAGAAGACCGCGAAGCCCGCGATGATCACCGCCTCCAGCGCCACCAGGGCCGCGGCCGCCCTCCCGGTGCTCAGCTGGCGCGGCGTGGGGGCCACCCGGGAGGTCGTGACACGGGTCGGTTCCGGGCTGGGCATGACCTCATCGTAGGTCGCGCCGGGTCGGCTCCCCGGGGACCGGTCAGAGCTGTGCCGTCGGACCTGGGTCGTCCACGGCACGGGGCACCAGGGTGCGGGTGTGGAAGTGGTGGGCGGCGGCATACCCGAGCCGGTCGTAGAGCGAGACCGCCACGGCGTTGGAGGAGGAGACCCCCAGGGTGGCGACGCCGTGCCGGGAGACGGCCGCACGGGTCAGCTCGGCGGTGAGCGCGGCCCCCAGCCCGCTCCCCCGCCGGTCGGTGCGCACCACGATCCCGGCCAGGTGCGGCGCACCGGAGCCGAGCACGTGCAGTGCCCCCACCGCCGCCGGGCCGGTGGCGTCCCGGACCCCCAGCCAGAGGGAGGCGAGACCGTGGCCGGGGAAGCCCTCGAAGGCGGGGTTGTGCCCGCGGCCGAACGCCTCGATCTCCTCGGCGTCGGTCGTGTCGTCCAGCTCGACCAGCCCGGCCGGCCCCGGCGGCAGGTCGTCGACCCGGGTGGTCCACAGAAAGGCCCACCTGCCCTCACCCTGCACCTGCAGCCCGGCGGGCGCGCGCAGCTCCCGGTCCCCCACGGTCGAGAACCACTCGGGCACCACGCCTCGGGCGGCGGCCAGATGGGTGAGCTCCTGCAGTGCCTCGGACTCCGCCCCCCGGGGCGCGTCCGGGGCGACGACCGCACCCCCGCCCCAGTGGCCGTGGGGGCGCCAGCGCACCAGCACGGCCCAGCCGTGGGGCCCGGTGAGCGCCAGTGTGCCCGGTGGGGCGGCATACCGCACGAACGGGTCGGACGTGAGCTGCAGCAGCGCCGACGGCTCCACTCGTCCCCAGGTCACGACGGACAGGATCGCACCTGTCAGGTTGACGACCTACCCTGTCCCCATGCGCGACTTCGCCGCGGGGGCAGCCAAGCGCCTCTTCCTCGAGATCCTCGGGTGGACGGTGCTGGCCCTGGGCGTGCTCGCCCTCTTCCTGCCCGGTCCGGGCCTGATCCTCACGTTCGCGGGACTGGCCATCCTGTCCACGCAGTACACCTGGGCCCGGCGGGTCATGGAGCCGGTGCGCATCAAGGCGTGGCGGGGGGCCGCGGAGGGTGTCGAGACACCGCTGCGGATCGTCGTGTCGGCCGGAGCCGCGCTGACCGTCACCGCCACCGGGGTCCTGTGGCTGCTGCAGCCCCCAGCCCCCGGATGGTGGCCGCTGCGCGAGGAGTGGTGGCTCTTCGGCGGGCCGGCTGTCGGGATCACCCTCGTGGCCTCCAGCATCGTGGGCCTCGGCCTGCTGGCCTTCGCCGTCCACCGCTTCACCGGCAAGCCGGCGGCCGTCGAGGCCATCGACCGGATGGAGGAGCTGCACCGGGTGCGGGTGGCGGCGCGCAAGCGAGCCCACAGGCGGCTGAAGGCCATGAAGGCCGACCGGCGCGCCGAGCGGCGCGACGCCCGCCCGGTCGGGGCCGTCAGCCCCTCCAACGACGCGGCCTGAGGACTCCCTGGGCGAAGGACCGACCCCGAGGCCTGGACCGGCCTACCCCGCGGACAGCTCGCGCAGGACGCGGTCCAGCTCCCTCGGGTGGCGCACCACGAGCACCGGGACCCCGTCGGTGTCCGCCGCCCAGCCGCGGATCTGCTCGGTCTTGCGCCGGTAGGACCGGACGTGCCACACGAGGACCGAGTCGTGGGACAGCACCTTGCCCAGGGTCTCGACGTTGCCGTTGCAGACCCGCTCGCGGGTCGCCCACCGCCGCGCGGTGCGTCGCACCAGACGGCCCAGGCTGAGCCAGCGGGGGTAGTCCAGCCCCAGGACGACCTGCGCCCGCGGCACCACCACGTCCCGGAACGTCCCGTAGGCGGAATCCAGGACCCAGTCCTCACGCGCGACGATGCGGGCGGCGAGGGCCCGCTGCTCGTCGCCGTCGCGCTGCCGCCAGCCGGGCAGCCAGCCGATCTCCTCGTCGACCAGGTGCGCGGGCAGCCCCAGCCGCTCCCCCAGGGCGAGGGCCGCGGTGGACTTGCCCGAGCCGGTCACGCCGTAGACGAGCACCCGACGGGCGGCGGCCAGGTCGGCGACGGTGGCGCGGGGCACGCCCCGGTCAGTCCAGGACCCCGCACGCGGGGACGTCGGTCGTCCTCGGGGCGGGGGCGCCGACCGTGGGTATGCCGAGGCTCACCGCAGGCTTCCTCGTGGTCCCCGGGGTGCCCCCGTCCTGGAGGGCCGCCCAGGCGTCG contains:
- a CDS encoding pilus assembly protein, producing MAGGASFRHLDRGSMTVEVAFLLVLLVVPLFYLVGTLGRVQAGAYAVTAAAREAGRAFATADSADLAPGRARVAADLVYAAHGFDGGEGVVTVGCGGPCLAPGSTVQVDTQVVVPLPLVPDFVRSAVPATVTLTARHLEPVDAFREGGSR
- a CDS encoding TadE/TadG family type IV pilus assembly protein; protein product: MVSGRGLRSDRGAAAPEFALLAGLVSVILLAAMQLAFALHVHNTATAHVVEGARLGARADSSPAAGAQRARELLGGSLPSSGGVAVQAGRSTVGGIAVVEVTARISLPVFGPFGPAEAMTVTGHAFAEDQ
- a CDS encoding type II secretion system F family protein; its protein translation is MTAVTPWWGALLGLLLGVGLVLVWKGLPVNRQVALDQRIEPYLDRAPRRSRLLTLDDPSPWRLSDLATPLTRRLAAALDRVLGGTESVRTRQQRAGAAPDPESFRVQQVLWGTGTATLALAAGTVLWWARGASVVALAVLVGCAFLGGVVLRDMLLTRAAERREAQIMAEFPSIAELLALSVTAGEGTAQALERVARLSRGELSSELDLCLAEARTGASLPEALLGMSRRTGLPPLVRFVDGLVIAIQRGTPLGEVLRAQAADAREAARQSLIEQGGKKEISMMVPVVFLVLPVTVLFAVYPGVTMLRLTV
- a CDS encoding type II secretion system F family protein, whose product is MSGAGWGLVLGLGLASVWWSFWPRAGGAGPAPTGRRRIDQLQDEIVLAGLRGVGARTLLGFSALAALVVLLLGYAVTQVLTVSLCFAVMAACGPVLVVRGRARRRRTRLRDVWPDVVDHVSSAVRAGLALPEALVQLGDRGPAELRPAFQEFAHDYRATGRFSESLDLLKERLSDPVADRLVEALRIARDVGGTDLGRVLRTLSGFLRDDARARAELEARQSWTVNAARLALAAPWAVLLLLATRGSTLDAYGTPAGALVLGIGGAVSIVAYRLMLTLGRLPVEQRVLR
- a CDS encoding CpaF family protein, whose protein sequence is MQTTALQLLEEDVRELIRRRRLDPSRDEAQVRDLIDEVLDDYDDRALVGGLVPLADRGEAERLLRESVAGFGPLQPYLDDPTVEEIWVNEPTKVFVARHGRSELTPTLLTEQQVHDLVERMLRSSGRRVDLSSPFVDASLPDGSRLHVTIPDITRRHWAVNIRKFVVAADELDDLVRMGSLTRQAADFLQAAVVAGLNILVAGGTQAGKTTMLNCLAAAIPAQERVVTCEEVFELKINLRDVAAMQCRQPSLEGTGEVPLRRLVKEALRMRPGRIIVGEVRQEESLDLLIALNSGLPGMCTLHANSAREAVTKMCTLPLLAGSNVSSSFVVPTVASSIDLVVHLGLEADGSRRVREIVGLPGRSEGEVVEVSDLFVRDESGDLVRADGFPPHPERFVRAGHDLAQLLAVAR
- a CDS encoding FtsK/SpoIIIE domain-containing protein, coding for MKVIVTTRHGGAERHVVVEGPPGVSVEEVLSTVGARAAHAPGPRPARPVLHGDDLAVGRAREAAGAPPWIVAADGPDAGMVTSLPPGRWVSIGRDPACDLTVGDPSLSRLHVRVRLERSGVRVQDMGSTNGVAWESGAEGDVWAADDRLLLGSTSLALVTRPPAPARTTVADGRVEIVPWPREPRTIEEVRLHRPPHPERRRVRRPSTWSWGLPLAVAVAVALVLRMPWLLMFGLLGPAMVLGQHLAERRAAREEFEEACQDHRVRTRAVEETARSALAAELRVRRDADGGLTGVAGALVCGDPASSTVWACLEEVPSLVVGTGAVASGVSLDGEVLRHSCAPVVVPLDAPLAVAGPRPLRDGVMRSLLLQLASRHPPDQVTVSVDPGRFGDPGHDLGALLAWLPHTVTVSAAAAPGPTSPERRTIGWGHDLLLVEDPAAVPAGATLVVVHSATHAAVHGPDGRVRTCAPTLLGPSAARSMVRRLAPLRLASGHDTPATREEGLDSPDLLRWPADVDDVLAGWTRPGLDVVLGVDPGGAPVRIDLVRDGPHALVAGTTGSGKSELLRTLVAGLALRCSPADLALLLVDYKGGSSLGDCARLPHVTGLVTDLDPHLAERVLMSLQAELTRRESVLRSAGARDVREYSGGDLPRLVVVIDEFRVLAEEVPEVLTRLVRLAAVGRSLGVHLILATQRPAGVVSADLRANVNLRIALRVRDVADSHDVLDCGTPPHCRRAARAWPSSGRDRRHPARCR
- a CDS encoding ATP-binding protein, with amino-acid sequence MGGDVAEPVTPPDGSVLVLGPPGSGRSWTLQVLASLRQGATLRVDGLDPPDVDDLRERLKDPACLSTVVVDDAHLLAGTAVEDLLLDHATSTGADLLVAADLESAAGSFRGLVPATARARCAVLLQPEAPAQGGVVGVQLPVGDLRVPGRGVLVRRGRCTRVQVVSPPAAP
- a CDS encoding GNAT family N-acetyltransferase; amino-acid sequence: MTWGRVEPSALLQLTSDPFVRYAAPPGTLALTGPHGWAVLVRWRPHGHWGGGAVVAPDAPRGAESEALQELTHLAAARGVVPEWFSTVGDRELRAPAGLQVQGEGRWAFLWTTRVDDLPPGPAGLVELDDTTDAEEIEAFGRGHNPAFEGFPGHGLASLWLGVRDATGPAAVGALHVLGSGAPHLAGIVVRTDRRGSGLGAALTAELTRAAVSRHGVATLGVSSSNAVAVSLYDRLGYAAAHHFHTRTLVPRAVDDPGPTAQL
- a CDS encoding PGPGW domain-containing protein, with the translated sequence MRDFAAGAAKRLFLEILGWTVLALGVLALFLPGPGLILTFAGLAILSTQYTWARRVMEPVRIKAWRGAAEGVETPLRIVVSAGAALTVTATGVLWLLQPPAPGWWPLREEWWLFGGPAVGITLVASSIVGLGLLAFAVHRFTGKPAAVEAIDRMEELHRVRVAARKRAHRRLKAMKADRRAERRDARPVGAVSPSNDAA
- a CDS encoding adenylate kinase yields the protein MPRATVADLAAARRVLVYGVTGSGKSTAALALGERLGLPAHLVDEEIGWLPGWRQRDGDEQRALAARIVAREDWVLDSAYGTFRDVVVPRAQVVLGLDYPRWLSLGRLVRRTARRWATRERVCNGNVETLGKVLSHDSVLVWHVRSYRRKTEQIRGWAADTDGVPVLVVRHPRELDRVLRELSAG